From a region of the Chloroflexota bacterium genome:
- the murQ gene encoding N-acetylmuramic acid 6-phosphate etherase, protein MDTASLGRLATEQVNERNRDLDLWSPLDIVTQMNQEDALVVKAVHTQLPQIAQAVEAIVERLANGGRLFLVGAGSSGRLGVLDASECPPTFGVLPSQVQGVIAGGARAIANSVEGAEDDARAGAADLLKRRLSARDAVVGIAASGRTPYVIGALRYARKCEATRIALVNALPSPIAAEAEIVIAPVTGPEIVSGSTRLKAGTAQKMVLNMLSTATFVRLGKVYRNLMVDVRASNVKLRQRAIRILCEASAMDEARARRLLPRVNWEIKTALVMHVAGVTAPEARRRLAAAGGFVRAALAESGHR, encoded by the coding sequence ATGGACACGGCGAGTTTGGGAAGGCTGGCGACCGAGCAGGTCAACGAGCGCAATCGCGATCTTGACCTGTGGTCGCCGCTGGACATCGTCACACAGATGAATCAGGAAGATGCGCTCGTGGTGAAGGCCGTTCACACGCAGTTGCCGCAGATTGCGCAGGCCGTCGAGGCGATCGTGGAACGGCTGGCGAACGGCGGGCGGCTGTTCCTCGTCGGGGCCGGCTCCAGCGGGCGGCTCGGCGTGCTCGACGCCAGCGAATGCCCGCCGACGTTCGGCGTGCTTCCATCGCAGGTGCAGGGCGTGATCGCCGGCGGTGCGCGCGCCATTGCCAATTCGGTCGAAGGCGCGGAGGATGATGCGCGGGCGGGCGCCGCCGACCTGCTCAAGCGGCGGCTGTCGGCGCGCGATGCCGTAGTCGGCATCGCGGCCAGCGGACGCACCCCGTACGTCATTGGCGCGCTGCGCTATGCGCGCAAGTGCGAAGCGACGCGTATCGCGCTCGTCAACGCGCTGCCGTCGCCGATCGCCGCCGAGGCCGAGATTGTCATCGCACCGGTCACCGGCCCCGAAATCGTGTCGGGCTCGACACGGCTGAAAGCGGGCACCGCACAGAAGATGGTGCTGAACATGCTCAGCACGGCAACGTTCGTGCGGCTCGGCAAAGTCTACCGCAACCTGATGGTCGACGTGCGTGCCAGCAACGTCAAACTGCGCCAGCGCGCCATCCGCATCCTGTGTGAGGCCAGCGCCATGGACGAGGCGCGCGCCCGGCGCTTGCTGCCGCGCGTCAACTGGGAGATCAAGACGGCACTGGTGATGCACGTGGCCGGCGTCACGGCGCCGGAAGCGCGCCGGCGGTTGGCGGCGGCCGGCGGATTCGTGCGCGCGGCGCTGGCGGAAAGCGGCCACCGGTAG